TTTGAAAAACCGCGAAGAATTCAATATTTCCATCGCCACCGAGAATTTTGGAAAAGTCTACATAGACAAGTCTTAAACCTCCGCCTGCCAAAAAATCTGTTAGAACTTCTCTCAGTACCCTCACATGTTCTAACTTATCTTTGATTACCCCCTGATGCTGGTAGCCCACTTCAAATTGAGGCTTTATTAGAATTATACCATACCCTTCTTCCTTGAGTAAATTTAGAATGTTACCTTTGATCTTTCTAACCGAGATAAAAGAAATGTCAACACTGACAATATCCACAAATTCCCCCAAATCTTCAAGAAATAAATCTTTTGCATTCTTTTGTATCTTTATCACTCTCTCGTTGGTCGCTATCCTTGGATGCAGTTGGTAAGTATTTACATCAACCGCGTAAATTTTCCTAGCATTGTTTTGCAGAAAAAAGTCAACGAAACCTCCCGTAGAACTACCAATATCGCATATAACTTTATCCTTAATGGCTATGTTCGCGATACTGCTTTTTTGAGACATACTCTTAAATAAACCTTCGAGTTTATAACCAGCTCGGCTAACGTACTTGAGAGACTCCACGATTGATATTTTATCACCAAGACCGACCAATTTGGAAGGCTCTAAACACACCTCTCCATTGACGATAACATTACCAGTTTTTATAAGTTGCTTAGCTTTGTTCCTACTTTCAGCCAGTCCATTTCTTGCCAAGAATACATCTAATCTCTCTTTTTGAGCGTTACCTGCCACGTTCCCACTTCCGTTACTATGTTCAAAGTGTCTCTTGAAACAAACATATAAAAGATAGAATCACCTAAGAAAACACCTCTGTAAAAGTAGCCGGACCTTGAATTTTCAACTCCAGTAAAGTATGGGTAAACCTCCTTGTTTGAAAAAACATATTCAAACCCACTATCGACTTTGGTTGCGTTATTTTCCGTCAATACGTAGTCACCGTTCAGCGTCTTTAATATCACTTTTCCTAAGTTCCTGTCAAGGGTAAGAAAAAGAGCTCCATTGAAATTACCTAGAAAGGAAACTTTGCGACTCTTCAAATTAACCACATAAACACCTTCCGTCACATCCAGCAAAAAAAGCGTATTGTCAATTAATAAAAAATCTAAAGGGGCATTCGAGACCTTCAACTTCCAGGCTAATGTCGTATCTGTTATTGAACCATCAGCGTAGATTAAAAATTTATCCCAACTAAATATGGGAGGCGAAGATATAAACTCTTTCTTACCTGTTCTCAAATTAAGTATGTAATTGCCTGTTAGAATAGAATAACCGTTGTAGAGAATCGGTAAGGAATCAACTTGAATATTGTTTTTTTCTGAAGTGTACAGCACGCCATTCTTGTAAAAACTTCCATCTACAGTGACAACCGCAGGTATGAAATTTACATAATCTGGAACAACCAATAAAGGCAAACCCACTGGAACGACTGTAAATATTCTACTGGTCTTTGGCTCATAAACTACAGTCTCTGGGACGTTATTTCCAGTTTCACCAACAGTCGGGATAATATGACCCTCGAGATTAGTCATTTCTATAAAGTTTTTAACGAAGTGACTTCTAAAATCATCTTCAGAATCGAACACAGCTACACTATTCCCTATTCTTAATCTGATTTTATCTTCCATCAATTCGATTCTTATTTCAAG
The DNA window shown above is from Fervidobacterium changbaicum and carries:
- a CDS encoding TlyA family RNA methyltransferase, encoding MAGNAQKERLDVFLARNGLAESRNKAKQLIKTGNVIVNGEVCLEPSKLVGLGDKISIVESLKYVSRAGYKLEGLFKSMSQKSSIANIAIKDKVICDIGSSTGGFVDFFLQNNARKIYAVDVNTYQLHPRIATNERVIKIQKNAKDLFLEDLGEFVDIVSVDISFISVRKIKGNILNLLKEEGYGIILIKPQFEVGYQHQGVIKDKLEHVRVLREVLTDFLAGGGLRLVYVDFSKILGGDGNIEFFAVFQKDANCSYSNVLDNELVEVVNKAWEELF